The sequence below is a genomic window from Candidatus Hydrogenedens sp..
GTTATGTATGGGTATGACTTTTCCTTTACTGGTTCGATACGAACAAAATATAGATGGAAAGAGCAGTAGGTTTATCTCATTACTATATTCGACAAATACAATAGGGGCTGTTTCAGGAGCCTTCGGTGCTGGTTTTTTATTTATTCCGAAACTTGGGTATGGAATTACATTTTATATTGCTATTGGGATAAGTGTGTGTGTAAGTATAATAGCAGGATTTATTTCTCAATTCCGTGATGCATTAGTAAATGCGGGAGGAAAGTTTGAACCTGAGCCTATAGAAATAGAGGAGAAAGAGGAAGGAGGAGAACTTAAAAAATGGGTTATTTTTTTAGGGATGTTTACATCAGGTTTTGTTTGTCTTGCTTTAGAGGTGCTATGGACACGCCTTTTAATTATGATTTTCTTAGGAACAAATTATGCATACACTTCTGTGTTAATTTCCGTACTTGCGGGGATTAGTCTCGGAGCCTTAATTCTCTCCATAGTAATCAGTAAATTCTCCATACAAATGTGGATATTGGGCTGGGGATATAGCCTTACGGGTTTTGGTGTGCTTCTAACTCTAATTTTCATTTCACATCTACCAGAATGGATGAATTATTTTTATTTGGAGGGAACAGATAGGTTTTATTATGGAGTTCTTGGAAAATTTATACTTGCCTTTCTAACTTTGCTAATTCCTATGATTGGATTTGGTTTTACTTTCCCTTATGCATTAACTTTATTGCGATATATTAAAAAGGCGTATGTCTTTTCATCTATAGGAACTGCGTATGGATTAAACACGGTAGGAAGTATTATCGGTTCTCTGGTAGGGGGTTTTGTTTTAATCCCGATTTTTGGTTGTGAAAAAGGGATTATCCTGATGGGTTGTCTATTAATTTTATCCGGTTTTATCTTTGCGATAGTGGATAAAAAATATCATTGGACTAATTTGGGTTTTATCCTCGTGTTTTTACCAATATTTTTCGTAGATAATGTGATGGAAAAGATAAATCGCTATTATCTGCCTGAAAAGCATCATCTTTTATTTTTTGCAGAAGGAACCGAGGGAACGGTGGCTGTAAGTTCCCCAGAAAAGGTAAGTTCGGAGGATGAGCGAGTTCTATGGATTAATCGGGTGCAGGCAACAACAGCGGTAGAACGCGGAGTTCGTATGAACCGTTTCCAGGGGGTTATTCCGCAAATGTTTAATCGTAATCCCCGGCAGGTTTTATTTATGTGCTTTGGTTCAGGAATTACCTGTGGGACATTGGGTATTGGTGGTTTTGACCAGGTAGATGCTGTGGAAATCTCTCCCGAGGTTCTGAAAGCAGGACATTACTTTAAGGATTTAAACTTTGATGTGCTGACAATGAGTAACATAAAAATTTATGTTGATGATGCAAGAAACTTTTTAATTCGTTCTACGAAAAAATACGATTTTATTACTACGGAACCGATGCCTCTGGCAATGGCAGGTGTATCCATGTTTTATACACAGGAGTTTTACCGATTTTGTCTACAGCGATTGAATGAAGGGGGTATGATTTCTCAATGGGTGCCATTTCATAGTTCCAGCGAAGAAATTGTTCAGTCTGCAGTTTATACATTCATAAAGGTATTTCCCTATACAGTTGGTTTATTTGTTAATGCCGATTTGTTTTTGGTAGGTTCTAACAGACCTCTTCTATTCAATCCTGAAGGGTTATCCCAAAAATTAGAAAGAAATTCTGTGTTAAAAGAAGCCCTTATTCAGGCGGGTTTTTTAGATGTGGAAGAGATAATGGCTTGTTTTGTAATGGACCGAGAAGGGCTTGAAAGATTTTCGGAACACGGAAAGGTAATTACAGACAATTTCCCATGGGTAGAGTTCGTATCGCCTCAGTATGTTTATAACCGCAAAAGTGTCCCTCAAAATCTTAAACGGTTAAAAGAATGTGTCTCAAATATAGAAAATATGATTTTAGTTCCGAATAAAGAAGAGGTGAAGAATGCTATTATAAGAAGACATAATTCTCGACGGAAAGACTTAGATGGATTAATGTTATATTATGAAGGTTTGCTGGTAGGTGATGATGTGAGAAAAAGTTTTATTGATTCATTGAAAATAGATGGGAACAATAAGCAGGCACAATATTATTTGAGAACTATCTCTAAAACACAGATAGAACAATATCTCCGTTGGGATGATAAAGACAAGGCAAAGCAAATTTTGCAGGAAGTTGCTCCTTATCTTGAAAATGACCCTCAATGGCAGAAATGGCAAAGCCAACTGCAATTATAAAATGCCAAAGAAAACAGACAATATTATTCATTAGTTAGATAAAATACAAACTATTTCTCGGGTGGATATTTGTGTATGTCTGTTCTGACTTTTACAGGTTTATAGTAAAGTCTTGTTGTTTTTGAAGTAATGAAGGTAGATAAGGATATTAACACTATAAGGATAATAATGTCTGTGAGATTAGAAATGGGAAGTCCTTTATCATATTTTATCTCTACTGGGGTGCTCATAAGGACCTCTTTTTCATCGGAGACTTCTACCCAATAGGTTCCTTCATCTTCGGGTGACATTTCAGTAATAGTAAATTCAGGATAGTTTTCACCAATATTTTCCCCATCTTTTTTCCATTGATAAGACAATTCCGGGATGCCACCTGATACTTCCACTCGTAATGTATAAGTGTCCCCATCCATGACGGTTGCAGGTCCAGGTTGGAGTAAAAACTGCATGTGAGGGTATATCCCTAAATTTGCATAGTTCGTAAAAACAATTTCTTCTCTTGAATCACCTACCTGGCAACGGTAAGAGCCTGTATATGTGGTATCAATATTCGTAATAGTCCATTCGTTGGAATTGGGTCCTACGGGAGTCCCTCCATTTTTAAGCCATTGGAAATTTAATCCGCCAATACCACCACTTACATTGAAGGAAAGAGTAACGGTGTCGCCTATATAATAATTGCCGCCTATAACATAAGAAAGTATTTTTATCCGATTGGTTACAGTTTTGCTTTTAGGTTCTACCAAACCATTACCGGCAAGATCTGCCCCTGTATTTACCGTTATTGTAATATCTTCTCCTTCAGTCAGATTTCCTGCATTCCATTTTAATAAGTAATGACCCTCTTCAATTTTCTGCACAGTATCAGGAGAAGTATTCAGGGTTCCTTTCCCGGGTCCGGAAAGACTATATCTCGATGCTATAGTCATAAAAGCCTCCATAGGTTCGGAGAAGAATACGCGAATATTACGGGAATCTACAATGCTCACATCCGTGACAAACGGGGAAACACCTATACTGGGACAAGTAACTTTGTTAAATTGAGGGTCTATCAAATTACCAAATGTATCGCGAACATTTTCTACTTCTATTTGCACAAGAGACCCAGCTTTCATCTCACCCGAATCCCATTCAAGGATATAAGTCATAGGGTCGGTATCTTGAACAACTCTTGATGGATGAATTGAAAGAGTCCCTTTTCCTGAAGCCCCCGGAGGATTGCTCAATGTGTAATTGCCTACAAAGAAAACGGAGGAACCCATTTCTTTGCTATATTTTATTTTTAATGTTTGTTCGTTTACTGCTGTCAAGGATAAAGCACGGGGTAATGTTATTTCAAAAGTGTCTGATGCCGTGTTGTGAAGTGGGTCTATTGGATTCCCTGCTAAATCCTGAACATTATCCACCCTGACAGTAACTTCCTGTCCCTCTGAGATAGATGAACCCGTTGTCCATGAAATGGCATAGGTTGGAGGAAATTCAGCCACTTTCCCCACATTTGTAGGAGAATTTCCCGGTGGAGTATCAAACCACCAATGATAATTAGCAGGATTAAAGACACTTTCATCTCCGAGTTCTCTCATTGCTTCTGAAAAGATGACATGTATTAAACGAGGTCCTTTAATTTCAATTGAAACTAATTGGGGAGGAAAACCACCTAAACCACTACCTGCATGGGTAGCACTATTAGGACTACCTATCGGATTTCCCTGGGCATCAAATACATTGTTTACAGTAATGGTTACATCTCCGCCATTTTTCATTTCACCAGAGTTCCAATTTAGTCGAACATGCTTATTATCAAGTAGGGTTACCTGAGATGGATTTTCCGTAAGTGTCCCTTTGCCATCGCCCGAAATAGAGTAATTATTTAATTCTCCTAATTCATCTATTCGCATCGGTTCTGAAAATTCTACTTCAACTTCCAAAGGTTGTGTTACGGTTACAGAAACAACATAAGCCGGGGTGGCGTCAATAACATGCACTAAAAATGTTTTATCATAATGTAAGCCCATCAAATCCGTAGCCCATACCTGAACAGTTACATACGGATTTTCACTTCCGTTTAATGCACTTGGCAAATCAACAACTAATTGATTTCCATCAAGACGAAAGGCTCCATTTCCATTTTGAACCAGAGATAATGTATGAGGTTCTTCGGGGTCAGGGTCAATAACCGTAAATTCTCCAACAATAGTCCCTTCTTCAACATTATCCATTACTTCCAT
It includes:
- a CDS encoding immunoglobulin domain-containing protein, which gives rise to MKWCLKIILLFLLIFLSSFLHADLYRIYEGAPNGATGNPNEWGFEQLSDAWTHATITNPGNHTIRIEWQGPSQSEGVYFEVPELVLLDSGDIEVIADTGIRPEIRPNGDHPVFSNNSTTGKVLKIIGYDEGVYNRIALYSAYSSPLIATSMNGNGVFIIEKVNFIKKERIWEPTEEPGAPNGNYINLQNVPVSKHQFYMVRFLGGDEVEQTSPLMVMGPMNGTGIMEAQLRYVDFSYAKGRGTRLSLKNIVRMTLEQCIFAPEGGSTYSESAIAMRADSPTASDGGSQVIFYNCSFRSGGANLFDKLGEDTHTTPNVYRLYMPVFTGSCGERAFNLQQSGARVEILGLEPGNDWFDTSDDIVPSPIQWVDMDGLTSNTGTYARILRGSIKFYRAKGIIRPYVGYAITCLGGELTGPVEVEMDSCWWGFGAGTFRSGATSGNYAPILTMVNTIFYGGGVPSYIDTRGFSDTLYPSAYATVRLRHVTLTSPESNPVTNWLIHGRIGDTLYSAATIFDSPNASNITPVWETGFEWKNLAWNRNSQDGKGGFETAPNEQIMIYADPKLDDVGKLQTGSGALGRSGTTDTTNVDFEGQNRPLPPFYASPDIGADEGFFNPTNIISNPEDMEVMDNVEEGTIVGEFTVIDPDPEEPHTLSLVQNGNGAFRLDGNQLVVDLPSALNGSENPYVTVQVWATDLMGLHYDKTFLVHVIDATPAYVVSVTVTQPLEVEVEFSEPMRIDELGELNNYSISGDGKGTLTENPSQVTLLDNKHVRLNWNSGEMKNGGDVTITVNNVFDAQGNPIGSPNSATHAGSGLGGFPPQLVSIEIKGPRLIHVIFSEAMRELGDESVFNPANYHWWFDTPPGNSPTNVGKVAEFPPTYAISWTTGSSISEGQEVTVRVDNVQDLAGNPIDPLHNTASDTFEITLPRALSLTAVNEQTLKIKYSKEMGSSVFFVGNYTLSNPPGASGKGTLSIHPSRVVQDTDPMTYILEWDSGEMKAGSLVQIEVENVRDTFGNLIDPQFNKVTCPSIGVSPFVTDVSIVDSRNIRVFFSEPMEAFMTIASRYSLSGPGKGTLNTSPDTVQKIEEGHYLLKWNAGNLTEGEDITITVNTGADLAGNGLVEPKSKTVTNRIKILSYVIGGNYYIGDTVTLSFNVSGGIGGLNFQWLKNGGTPVGPNSNEWTITNIDTTYTGSYRCQVGDSREEIVFTNYANLGIYPHMQFLLQPGPATVMDGDTYTLRVEVSGGIPELSYQWKKDGENIGENYPEFTITEMSPEDEGTYWVEVSDEKEVLMSTPVEIKYDKGLPISNLTDIIILIVLISLSTFITSKTTRLYYKPVKVRTDIHKYPPEK
- a CDS encoding fused MFS/spermidine synthase, which translates into the protein MNNSKYATYVFRLLLYISFFLSGSSALIYQIVWTRQSMLLLGSTAYAISTVLSIFFLGLGLGSFWGGKIAERTSNPMRWYVGLELFIGLWALIIIDFISNKGQMVVLLIRLFPENTWFLFLIRILISMFWFALPSLCMGMTFPLLVRYEQNIDGKSSRFISLLYSTNTIGAVSGAFGAGFLFIPKLGYGITFYIAIGISVCVSIIAGFISQFRDALVNAGGKFEPEPIEIEEKEEGGELKKWVIFLGMFTSGFVCLALEVLWTRLLIMIFLGTNYAYTSVLISVLAGISLGALILSIVISKFSIQMWILGWGYSLTGFGVLLTLIFISHLPEWMNYFYLEGTDRFYYGVLGKFILAFLTLLIPMIGFGFTFPYALTLLRYIKKAYVFSSIGTAYGLNTVGSIIGSLVGGFVLIPIFGCEKGIILMGCLLILSGFIFAIVDKKYHWTNLGFILVFLPIFFVDNVMEKINRYYLPEKHHLLFFAEGTEGTVAVSSPEKVSSEDERVLWINRVQATTAVERGVRMNRFQGVIPQMFNRNPRQVLFMCFGSGITCGTLGIGGFDQVDAVEISPEVLKAGHYFKDLNFDVLTMSNIKIYVDDARNFLIRSTKKYDFITTEPMPLAMAGVSMFYTQEFYRFCLQRLNEGGMISQWVPFHSSSEEIVQSAVYTFIKVFPYTVGLFVNADLFLVGSNRPLLFNPEGLSQKLERNSVLKEALIQAGFLDVEEIMACFVMDREGLERFSEHGKVITDNFPWVEFVSPQYVYNRKSVPQNLKRLKECVSNIENMILVPNKEEVKNAIIRRHNSRRKDLDGLMLYYEGLLVGDDVRKSFIDSLKIDGNNKQAQYYLRTISKTQIEQYLRWDDKDKAKQILQEVAPYLENDPQWQKWQSQLQL